A region from the Cryptosporangium arvum DSM 44712 genome encodes:
- a CDS encoding response regulator yields MAEFSPPTPFEVLIVDDDAGDVMIIEEALETHGLGSTLHVVPDGVVAMQFLRREGEHKDAPRPHLVLLDLNMPRKGGREVLEELKEDDELASIPVVVLTTSAADEDILRSYDLHANAYVTKPVDFAEFEGVVVQIESFYGNTAQLPGRRR; encoded by the coding sequence ATGGCAGAGTTCTCGCCCCCCACTCCGTTCGAAGTCCTGATCGTCGACGACGACGCGGGCGACGTGATGATCATCGAGGAAGCGCTCGAGACCCACGGGCTCGGCAGCACCTTGCACGTGGTTCCGGACGGCGTCGTCGCGATGCAGTTCCTCCGCCGCGAAGGCGAGCACAAGGACGCCCCGCGGCCGCACCTCGTGCTGCTCGACCTGAACATGCCCCGCAAGGGCGGGCGCGAGGTGCTCGAGGAGCTGAAGGAAGACGACGAGCTGGCCAGCATCCCGGTGGTGGTGCTGACGACGTCGGCCGCCGACGAGGACATCCTGCGCTCGTACGACCTGCACGCGAACGCGTACGTCACCAAGCCCGTCGACTTCGCCGAGTTCGAGGGTGTGGTCGTGCAGATCGAGTCGTTCTACGGCAACACCGCCCAGCTCCCGGGCCGCCGTCGCTGA
- a CDS encoding helix-turn-helix domain-containing protein, with the protein MAKPHDALRVFGLQLRQVREDAGLTGRAVADRTGWPHSKVSKLERGQQTATVSDVDAWVQATGAGSDDADRLQGALRKARTEYTEWRQRLSTGTRARQLQRRDAEAEATLIRAFEPGVLPGLLQTADYARAVFQGLVSTYQISDDVEEGVRARLSRQELLLQPGRRYHFVLAETALYCRIADSATMRAQLERLLAVARIPAVDLAVVPLGARWPVGPLNGFWIFDRDYALVETLGAELTLREPDEIAVYERIFETFSRLAVRGSAVSDLILGATRRYAG; encoded by the coding sequence GTGGCCAAGCCTCATGACGCCTTGCGCGTCTTCGGATTGCAACTGCGCCAAGTGCGCGAAGACGCCGGCCTGACCGGTCGAGCGGTCGCGGACCGCACCGGCTGGCCGCATTCCAAGGTGTCCAAGTTGGAGCGCGGTCAGCAGACCGCGACCGTCTCGGACGTCGATGCCTGGGTGCAGGCAACCGGGGCCGGATCCGACGACGCCGACCGGCTGCAGGGGGCGCTCCGCAAGGCGCGCACCGAGTACACCGAGTGGCGGCAGCGGCTGTCGACCGGCACCCGCGCGCGTCAGCTCCAGCGCCGCGACGCCGAAGCCGAAGCGACGCTGATCCGCGCGTTCGAGCCCGGCGTGCTGCCCGGGCTGCTCCAGACCGCGGATTACGCCCGCGCCGTTTTCCAAGGGCTCGTCAGTACCTACCAAATCTCCGACGACGTGGAGGAGGGCGTGCGGGCGCGACTGAGCCGGCAAGAGCTCCTTCTCCAGCCCGGACGGCGATATCACTTCGTCCTGGCCGAAACGGCGCTTTATTGCCGCATAGCCGATTCGGCGACTATGCGGGCGCAGTTGGAGCGCTTACTCGCAGTGGCCCGAATTCCGGCGGTCGACCTCGCGGTGGTGCCGCTGGGAGCGCGGTGGCCGGTGGGGCCGTTGAACGGATTCTGGATCTTCGACCGTGACTACGCGCTCGTGGAGACGCTGGGCGCCGAGCTGACGCTCCGTGAGCCCGACGAGATCGCGGTGTACGAGCGCATCTTCGAGACGTTCTCCCGACTGGCGGTTCGGGGCTCGGCCGTCTCGGACCTGATACTCGGCGCAACGCGTCGGTACGCAGGGTGA
- a CDS encoding GAF domain-containing protein: protein MSTLLHHRLAGRERLEALARYDVDDPHLKQQLDAIAMRTAMHLHMPTALTTLVLDNATLIAGAHGVDGWMRGGPGGPAEWSFCAQTVLAGEPYIVTDASRDPMQCTNPVVELDGVRAYAGAPLITSSGQVLGSHCVIDTAPHVFSEDEIAELQAAAADVVVAFEQHPSRYSTEYRPSFFNLD from the coding sequence ATGAGCACCCTGCTGCACCACCGCCTGGCCGGCCGCGAGCGCCTCGAGGCCCTGGCCCGCTACGACGTCGACGATCCGCACCTCAAGCAGCAGCTGGACGCGATCGCCATGCGCACCGCGATGCACCTGCACATGCCGACCGCGCTCACCACGCTGGTGCTCGACAACGCGACGCTGATCGCCGGCGCGCACGGCGTCGACGGCTGGATGCGCGGCGGGCCGGGCGGGCCGGCCGAGTGGTCGTTCTGCGCGCAGACCGTGCTCGCCGGCGAGCCGTACATCGTCACCGACGCCAGCCGGGACCCGATGCAGTGCACGAACCCGGTCGTCGAGCTCGACGGTGTCCGCGCCTACGCCGGTGCGCCGCTGATCACCTCGTCCGGCCAGGTGCTCGGGTCCCACTGCGTGATCGACACCGCGCCGCACGTCTTCAGCGAGGACGAGATCGCCGAGCTTCAGGCCGCCGCGGCCGACGTGGTCGTCGCGTTCGAACAGCACCCGAGCCGGTACTCCACCGAGTACCGGCCGTCGTTCTTCAACCTCGACTGA
- a CDS encoding STAS domain-containing protein: MERPPTHFDVGKSDDSTVIGVVGDLDSDSAPQLRTMLAKEFDAGRNVIVDLTGCPFLDSVGIGVLVYGWKAADTEGARFHLRNVGRYAQRVLDLVGLSDLIPVA, from the coding sequence ATGGAACGGCCGCCAACGCACTTCGACGTCGGGAAGTCCGACGACAGCACGGTCATCGGCGTCGTCGGTGACCTCGACTCGGACTCGGCGCCCCAGCTGCGGACGATGCTCGCCAAAGAGTTCGACGCGGGCCGGAACGTGATCGTGGACCTGACCGGGTGCCCGTTCCTCGACTCGGTCGGCATCGGAGTGCTCGTCTACGGCTGGAAGGCCGCCGACACCGAAGGGGCGCGGTTCCACCTGCGCAACGTCGGGCGGTACGCGCAGCGCGTCCTCGACCTGGTGGGGCTGAGCGACCTGATCCCGGTCGCCTGA
- a CDS encoding sensor domain-containing phosphodiesterase, which yields MTDTRTPYRPAAKALPTGAGAVRVVPRPGSIAAQARGGAVGAPRPGRADRASSRFPNIDAVLDARAIFPVFQPLVRAHDRALVGYEALSRGPAGTPWESPTALFEAAGEAGRLAELDWACRARIGRAAIAAGLDRSTALFVNAEPPAAALPCPEDLLPAIREAERRLHLVVEMTERSIAADPAGLLTAASTLRAAGCGIALDDVGAIPASLALMPLLDPDVIKLDMHLVRRPNDLATARVVNSVIAQAERSGAAILAEGVETAQHLATARTMGASIVQGWLTGRPAPLPAERAASLPPERLYRRVVEEPTGTPFEILAGCRPARRGDKESLLTISRYLETKGLDSEEPPVVLGCFQHDRYLTPATRKRFAKLAASAGLVAALGEGVSSEPAPGVRGAALKASDPLRNEWNVVVVGPHFAGALVARDLGDTGPDGERRFDYVLTYERSLVLKAARALLRWVAPVATDHHR from the coding sequence GTGACCGACACCCGCACTCCGTACCGTCCGGCGGCCAAGGCCCTGCCCACCGGCGCCGGTGCCGTCCGCGTCGTGCCGCGCCCCGGATCGATCGCCGCCCAGGCCCGCGGGGGCGCGGTCGGCGCGCCCCGTCCCGGCCGCGCCGACCGTGCCTCGAGTCGGTTCCCGAACATCGACGCGGTACTCGACGCCCGCGCGATCTTTCCGGTGTTCCAGCCGCTGGTCCGCGCCCACGACCGGGCCCTGGTCGGATACGAGGCGCTGAGCCGCGGCCCGGCGGGCACCCCGTGGGAGTCACCGACCGCGCTGTTCGAAGCAGCCGGTGAGGCCGGTCGGCTCGCCGAGCTCGACTGGGCCTGCCGGGCCCGGATCGGCCGCGCCGCGATCGCCGCCGGCCTCGACCGGTCCACGGCGCTGTTCGTCAACGCCGAGCCGCCCGCGGCCGCGCTGCCGTGCCCGGAGGACCTGCTGCCGGCGATCCGGGAGGCCGAGCGTCGGCTGCACCTGGTCGTCGAGATGACCGAGCGGTCGATCGCCGCCGACCCGGCCGGGCTGCTCACCGCGGCCTCGACGCTGCGCGCCGCCGGCTGCGGCATCGCGCTCGACGACGTCGGCGCGATCCCGGCCTCGCTCGCGCTGATGCCACTGCTCGACCCGGACGTCATCAAGCTCGACATGCACCTCGTGCGACGCCCCAACGACCTGGCCACCGCGCGGGTCGTCAACAGCGTGATCGCGCAGGCGGAGCGCTCCGGCGCCGCGATCCTCGCCGAGGGCGTGGAGACCGCGCAGCACCTGGCGACCGCACGCACGATGGGCGCGTCGATCGTCCAGGGCTGGCTCACCGGCCGACCGGCGCCGCTGCCGGCCGAGCGGGCCGCGTCGCTGCCGCCGGAGCGGCTCTACCGCCGGGTCGTGGAGGAGCCGACCGGCACGCCGTTCGAGATCCTCGCCGGGTGCAGGCCGGCCCGCCGCGGGGACAAGGAGTCCCTGCTGACGATCAGCCGCTACCTGGAGACGAAGGGCCTGGACAGCGAGGAGCCCCCGGTCGTCCTCGGCTGCTTCCAGCACGACCGCTACCTGACCCCGGCGACGCGCAAGCGGTTCGCGAAGCTGGCGGCGTCGGCCGGGTTGGTGGCCGCGCTCGGCGAGGGCGTGTCGAGCGAGCCCGCGCCCGGTGTGCGTGGAGCGGCGCTCAAGGCGAGCGACCCGCTCCGCAACGAGTGGAACGTCGTCGTCGTGGGGCCGCACTTCGCCGGCGCGCTCGTCGCCCGGGACCTCGGTGACACCGGCCCGGACGGTGAGCGCCGCTTCGACTACGTGCTCACCTACGAGCGTTCGCTGGTGCTGAAGGCCGCCCGTGCGCTGCTGCGCTGGGTGGCTCCGGTGGCTACGGACCACCACCGGTGA
- the lpdA gene encoding dihydrolipoyl dehydrogenase yields MSTHFDVVVLGAGPGGYVAAIRAAQLGKKVAIIEKQYWGGVCLNVGCIPSKALLRNAELAYIFQKEAKQFGITVDGTVSVDFKPAFDRSRKVADGRVKGVHFLMKKNKIQQFQGWGTFTDANTIEVALNDGGSETVTFDNAIIASGATTRLLPGTSLSERVVTYEEQILTDNLPESIVIAGAGAIGVEFAYVMKNYGVDVTIVEFLDRLVPLEDPEVSAELAKRYKKLGIKVLTSTRVESIDDSGSSVRVTVSKDGQEQVLETDKVLQAIGFAPRTEGFGLDKTGVQLTERGAIDIDEYCRTNVPHIFAIGDGTAKLMLAHAAEAMGIIAAETIAGAETQTLDYVMIPRATYCQPQIASFGYTEEQAREKGYDVQVAKFPFTANAKAHGLGDPGGFVKILSDAKYGELLGAHMIGPDVTELLPELTLAQQWDLTVHEVARNVHAHPTLSEAVKEAVHGLAGHMINF; encoded by the coding sequence GTGAGCACACACTTCGATGTCGTGGTACTGGGTGCCGGCCCGGGTGGATACGTCGCCGCGATCCGAGCCGCGCAGCTCGGCAAAAAAGTGGCGATCATCGAGAAGCAGTACTGGGGTGGGGTGTGCCTCAACGTGGGCTGCATCCCGTCCAAGGCGCTGCTGCGGAACGCCGAACTGGCCTACATCTTCCAGAAGGAGGCCAAGCAGTTCGGCATCACCGTCGACGGCACGGTCTCGGTGGACTTCAAGCCCGCGTTCGACCGGAGCCGCAAGGTGGCCGACGGTCGCGTCAAGGGCGTCCACTTCCTGATGAAGAAGAACAAGATCCAGCAGTTCCAGGGCTGGGGAACGTTCACCGACGCGAACACGATCGAGGTCGCGCTCAACGACGGCGGTAGCGAGACCGTCACGTTCGACAACGCGATCATCGCTTCCGGCGCCACCACCCGGTTGCTGCCGGGCACTTCTTTGTCGGAGCGGGTCGTTACGTACGAGGAGCAGATCCTCACCGACAACCTGCCCGAGAGCATCGTCATCGCCGGTGCGGGCGCGATCGGTGTCGAGTTCGCGTACGTCATGAAGAACTACGGCGTCGACGTGACGATCGTCGAGTTCCTCGACCGGCTGGTGCCGCTGGAGGACCCGGAGGTCTCCGCCGAGCTGGCGAAGCGCTACAAGAAGCTCGGCATCAAGGTGCTCACCTCGACCCGGGTGGAGTCGATCGACGACTCCGGTTCTTCGGTGCGGGTCACGGTCTCCAAGGACGGCCAGGAGCAGGTGCTGGAGACCGACAAGGTGCTCCAGGCGATCGGCTTCGCGCCGCGCACCGAGGGCTTCGGCCTGGACAAGACCGGCGTGCAGCTCACCGAGCGCGGCGCGATCGACATCGACGAGTACTGCCGGACGAACGTCCCGCACATCTTCGCGATCGGTGACGGCACCGCCAAGCTGATGCTCGCGCACGCCGCCGAGGCCATGGGCATCATCGCGGCCGAGACGATCGCCGGCGCCGAGACGCAGACGCTCGACTACGTGATGATCCCGCGGGCGACGTACTGCCAGCCGCAGATCGCCAGCTTCGGCTACACCGAGGAGCAGGCGCGCGAGAAGGGCTACGACGTCCAGGTCGCGAAGTTCCCGTTCACCGCGAACGCCAAGGCGCACGGCCTGGGCGACCCGGGCGGCTTCGTGAAGATCCTGTCCGACGCCAAGTACGGCGAGCTGCTCGGCGCGCACATGATCGGCCCCGACGTCACCGAGCTCCTGCCGGAACTCACGCTGGCACAGCAGTGGGATCTGACCGTGCACGAGGTGGCGCGCAACGTGCACGCGCACCCGACGCTGTCCGAGGCGGTCAAGGAGGCCGTCCACGGCCTCGCCGGGCACATGATCAACTTCTAG
- a CDS encoding ATP-binding protein, producing MAQPSTSSALISADQVLPFFRALVESLETAVVLCDSGGRILLFNRAMARACDSGDAASWENPTGQLRVGAELSRITSCLRNPDGSRVVRAQLPLSRALRGERIRDEELHLGPDGRRPRTYRAHGGPVYGPDGRVAGALLALHDVTERRLALRFADCELAVSAALVTEATLAEAGAGALAAVGTRLSWPYGELWLTDEADETLYPAARWVAPGHQPSDPRPERLARGSGLPGEVWASGVPCWYSDVTTSGQARLVATAGRYGLRSAIGVPIRTPEQFIGVLVFFGSCVEEPEESLLALLSGVAAHVGQFLVRRRADELALELTRTRDDFLALVGHELRTPLTSIVSHTELVLADEDGITGDNRTLLTAVDRNAHALRRIVVDLLDLAGLESGDLPLDLAPVDLAELVTTAVSAARPTAEPNDVKIEVDAPRVLPVRGDPTRLRQLIDQLLSNAVKYSPDGGDVRVRLERDGDRAELTVTDAGIGIPEAERPRLFERFFRSTTGTERGLAGTGLGLPLARAITLRHGGTIKARHGHPGTTIVVTLPVAGAAGGRFQGG from the coding sequence ATGGCGCAGCCTTCTACGTCTTCCGCCCTCATCTCGGCCGATCAGGTCCTCCCGTTCTTTCGCGCGCTTGTCGAATCCCTGGAAACCGCCGTCGTGCTGTGCGATTCCGGCGGACGAATTCTGCTGTTCAACCGGGCGATGGCGCGGGCCTGCGACTCCGGCGATGCGGCGAGCTGGGAGAACCCGACCGGTCAGCTGCGGGTGGGAGCCGAGCTCAGCCGCATCACCAGTTGTCTGCGCAACCCCGACGGCTCCCGGGTGGTGCGCGCCCAGCTGCCGCTGAGCCGGGCGCTGCGCGGCGAACGGATCCGGGACGAGGAACTGCACCTGGGGCCGGACGGCCGGCGTCCACGCACCTACCGCGCCCACGGTGGGCCGGTGTACGGCCCGGACGGCCGGGTGGCCGGCGCGCTGCTGGCCCTGCACGACGTCACCGAGCGCCGGTTGGCCCTGCGCTTCGCCGACTGCGAGCTCGCGGTCTCCGCAGCGCTCGTCACCGAGGCCACTCTGGCCGAGGCGGGGGCAGGCGCGCTGGCCGCGGTCGGCACCCGCCTGTCCTGGCCCTACGGCGAGCTCTGGCTGACCGACGAGGCCGACGAGACCCTGTACCCGGCGGCCCGCTGGGTGGCGCCGGGCCACCAGCCCTCCGATCCCCGGCCCGAGCGGCTCGCCCGCGGCTCCGGGCTGCCCGGCGAGGTCTGGGCGAGCGGGGTGCCGTGCTGGTACTCCGACGTCACGACGAGCGGCCAGGCCCGCTTGGTCGCCACCGCCGGCCGGTACGGGCTCCGGTCGGCGATCGGCGTCCCGATCCGTACGCCGGAACAGTTCATCGGCGTCCTGGTGTTCTTCGGCTCCTGCGTCGAGGAGCCCGAGGAATCTCTGCTCGCGCTGCTGAGCGGGGTCGCCGCGCACGTCGGTCAGTTCCTGGTGCGGCGAAGAGCGGACGAGCTCGCGCTCGAGCTCACCCGGACCAGGGACGACTTCCTCGCGCTCGTCGGGCACGAACTGCGGACGCCGCTGACGTCGATCGTCTCGCACACCGAGCTGGTGCTCGCCGACGAGGACGGCATCACCGGCGACAACCGGACGCTGCTGACCGCGGTCGACCGCAACGCCCACGCGCTGCGCCGAATCGTCGTCGACCTGCTCGACCTGGCCGGCCTCGAGTCCGGCGACCTCCCGCTCGACCTGGCGCCCGTCGATCTCGCCGAGCTGGTGACCACGGCGGTGTCCGCGGCCCGGCCGACGGCCGAACCCAACGACGTCAAGATCGAGGTGGACGCTCCGCGGGTGCTGCCGGTCCGCGGCGACCCGACGCGGCTGCGGCAGCTGATCGACCAGTTGCTCTCCAACGCGGTGAAGTACTCCCCCGACGGGGGCGACGTCCGGGTACGGCTCGAGCGGGACGGCGACCGGGCCGAACTCACGGTCACCGATGCGGGCATCGGTATTCCGGAGGCCGAGCGACCCCGGCTGTTCGAGCGGTTCTTCCGCTCGACGACCGGGACGGAGCGCGGGCTCGCCGGCACCGGTCTGGGCCTGCCGCTGGCGCGGGCGATCACGCTCCGGCACGGCGGCACGATCAAGGCGCGGCACGGCCACCCGGGCACGACGATCGTCGTCACGCTGCCCGTCGCCGGAGCGGCCGGAGGCCGGTTCCAGGGCGGTTGA
- a CDS encoding MFS transporter, with amino-acid sequence MPNRIARTVLALCWIVVLLEGFDLFVYSTVIPDLLDDPEWQLTASEAGRIGSYATFGMLIGSLTIGTLTDWFGRRRTIMACATWFSVLMAFCAVAPNPTVFSVGRFLAGLGLGGLIPTAMPLVMEYIGERRRGAGATWMMTGYHVGGLVVAALAIAVLPAFGWRAMFWAGAIPIVVMLPLLWRYLPESVDFLLARGRDDEAAEVARRHDVDLDAARNRIGAATPDRSAALRTIFGRGYLAATLLFFVASFCGLLLVYGFGTWLPQLMRDSGYGLGSALSFLVITNVGAVAGLLLTGPIADRLGTKRASAIWFLTGAVFVGLISIRMPSVLIYLAAALAGFFLFTAQVVLYAHVGYHYPSATHATALGWIAGVGRIGSVVGPTLGGVLLDADAGVWSFYVFALAGLLGAVAMWLAPRAPLAQATSCWPVSDGTGSPKPA; translated from the coding sequence GTGCCGAACCGCATCGCCCGTACCGTTCTGGCGCTGTGCTGGATCGTCGTCCTGCTCGAAGGGTTCGACCTGTTCGTCTACAGCACGGTCATCCCCGACCTGCTCGACGATCCGGAATGGCAGCTCACCGCGTCCGAAGCGGGCCGGATCGGTAGCTACGCCACGTTCGGCATGCTGATCGGCTCGCTCACGATCGGCACGCTCACCGACTGGTTCGGCCGCCGCAGGACGATCATGGCCTGCGCCACCTGGTTCTCGGTGCTGATGGCGTTCTGCGCGGTGGCCCCGAACCCCACGGTGTTCAGCGTCGGGCGCTTCCTCGCCGGCCTCGGGCTCGGTGGCCTGATCCCGACCGCGATGCCGCTGGTCATGGAGTACATCGGCGAGCGCCGCCGCGGTGCAGGCGCGACCTGGATGATGACCGGATACCACGTCGGCGGGCTCGTCGTCGCCGCGCTCGCGATCGCCGTGCTGCCCGCGTTCGGGTGGCGTGCGATGTTCTGGGCCGGCGCGATCCCGATCGTCGTCATGCTCCCGCTGCTCTGGCGGTACCTGCCCGAGTCGGTCGACTTCCTGCTCGCGCGCGGACGGGACGACGAGGCCGCGGAGGTGGCCCGGCGCCACGACGTCGATCTCGACGCCGCGAGAAACCGCATCGGCGCCGCCACCCCCGATCGGTCCGCGGCGCTCCGGACGATTTTCGGGCGCGGTTACCTCGCCGCCACGCTGCTGTTCTTCGTCGCCTCGTTCTGTGGGCTGCTCCTGGTCTACGGCTTCGGTACCTGGCTGCCGCAGCTCATGCGCGACTCCGGCTACGGGCTCGGCTCGGCGCTGTCCTTCCTGGTGATCACGAACGTGGGGGCGGTGGCCGGGCTCCTGCTGACCGGACCGATCGCCGATCGGCTCGGCACGAAACGGGCCTCGGCGATCTGGTTCCTCACCGGAGCGGTGTTCGTGGGGCTGATCAGCATCCGGATGCCGTCGGTACTGATCTACCTGGCGGCCGCGCTGGCGGGCTTCTTCCTGTTCACGGCCCAGGTCGTGCTCTACGCGCACGTCGGCTACCACTACCCGTCGGCGACGCACGCGACCGCGCTCGGCTGGATCGCCGGTGTCGGGCGGATCGGCTCGGTGGTCGGGCCGACGCTCGGCGGGGTACTGCTCGACGCCGACGCCGGGGTGTGGAGCTTCTACGTGTTCGCGCTGGCCGGCCTCCTCGGTGCGGTCGCGATGTGGCTGGCACCGCGCGCGCCGCTGGCGCAGGCCACCTCGTGCTGGCCGGTCAGCGACGGCACCGGCTCGCCGAAGCCCGCGTGA
- a CDS encoding DUF1772 domain-containing protein — protein MVALQIVGLVLAGLLAGEEFIVRYGVQPALRSLDDRSHIGARVALVRSLRIVVPALMLPTVLCAVAVLVAGGAGPGASLRWAGTGALVAFVLISFLGTVPINMKVVDWRADAPPPDWRATVLRWERLDGARSAAAIVAFVCFVAALAVQA, from the coding sequence ATGGTCGCACTGCAGATCGTCGGGTTGGTCCTCGCCGGGCTCCTGGCCGGCGAGGAGTTCATCGTGCGGTACGGCGTGCAGCCGGCGCTGCGTAGCCTGGACGACCGGTCGCACATCGGCGCGCGGGTCGCGCTGGTCCGCAGCTTGCGGATCGTGGTGCCCGCGCTGATGCTCCCGACGGTGCTGTGCGCGGTGGCGGTCCTGGTCGCCGGCGGAGCCGGCCCGGGCGCGTCGTTGCGGTGGGCCGGCACCGGGGCGCTCGTCGCGTTCGTGCTGATCTCGTTCCTCGGCACCGTGCCGATCAACATGAAGGTCGTCGACTGGCGCGCCGACGCTCCGCCGCCGGACTGGCGGGCGACGGTGCTGCGCTGGGAACGCCTCGACGGGGCCCGATCGGCGGCGGCGATCGTCGCGTTCGTCTGCTTCGTGGCCGCGCTCGCGGTCCAGGCCTAG
- the purB gene encoding adenylosuccinate lyase produces MIPNVLAARYASPELTQIWSPEHKIVLERQLWIAVLKAQRELGTPVPDGVVEAYEAVVENVDLASIAARERVTRHDVKARIEEFSALAGHEHIHKGMTSRDLTENVEQLQVRASLELIRDRVVSSLVRLAARAVEFDALVLTGRSHNVPAQATLLGKRFASAAEEQLLAYERLSELLDRYPLRGIKGPVGTAADQLDLLGGDPLKLAALEEAVARHLGFARVFTSVGQVYPRSLDYDAVSALVVAAAGPSSLATTIRLMAGQELVTEGFQAGQVGSSAMPHKMNTRSCERVNGLAVIIRGYASMTGELAGNQWNEGDVFCSVVRRVALPDAFFAADGLFQTFLTVLTEFGAYPAVVQRELDRYLPFLATTKVLVAAVQRGVGREVAYEAIKEHAVAVALEMREKGIERNDLLDRLASDERLRLDSATVASLVADPSSFTGAASAQVAEVARRVGEVAGRHPKAALYTPGDIL; encoded by the coding sequence GTGATCCCGAATGTTCTCGCCGCCCGTTACGCCTCGCCCGAGCTGACCCAGATCTGGTCGCCCGAGCACAAGATCGTGCTGGAGCGACAGCTCTGGATCGCGGTGCTCAAGGCGCAGCGCGAGTTGGGCACACCGGTGCCCGACGGTGTCGTCGAGGCGTACGAGGCCGTCGTGGAGAACGTCGACCTGGCGTCGATCGCCGCGCGTGAACGCGTGACCAGGCACGACGTGAAGGCACGCATCGAGGAGTTCTCGGCGCTGGCCGGCCACGAGCACATCCACAAGGGGATGACCTCCCGGGACCTGACCGAGAACGTCGAGCAGCTGCAGGTCCGGGCGTCGCTGGAGCTGATCCGCGACCGGGTGGTGTCGTCGCTGGTGCGGCTCGCGGCCCGGGCGGTCGAGTTTGACGCGCTCGTGCTCACCGGCCGCTCGCACAACGTGCCGGCGCAGGCGACGCTGCTCGGCAAGCGGTTCGCCTCGGCCGCCGAGGAGCAGCTGCTGGCCTACGAGCGGCTCTCCGAGCTGCTGGACCGGTATCCGCTGCGCGGGATCAAGGGGCCGGTCGGTACCGCGGCGGACCAGCTGGACCTGCTGGGCGGTGACCCGCTGAAGCTGGCCGCGTTGGAAGAGGCGGTGGCGCGGCACCTCGGGTTCGCACGCGTGTTCACGAGCGTGGGGCAGGTCTACCCGCGGTCGCTGGACTACGACGCGGTGTCGGCGCTCGTCGTCGCCGCCGCCGGGCCGTCGAGCCTGGCGACGACGATCCGCCTGATGGCGGGCCAGGAACTGGTCACCGAGGGGTTCCAGGCCGGGCAGGTCGGGTCGTCGGCGATGCCGCACAAGATGAACACGCGTTCGTGCGAGCGGGTGAACGGGCTCGCGGTGATCATCCGCGGGTACGCGTCGATGACCGGTGAGCTGGCCGGCAACCAGTGGAACGAGGGGGACGTGTTCTGCAGCGTCGTCCGTCGGGTCGCGCTGCCGGACGCGTTCTTCGCCGCGGACGGCCTGTTCCAGACGTTCCTCACCGTGCTCACCGAGTTCGGCGCGTACCCGGCGGTGGTGCAGCGCGAGCTCGACCGTTACCTGCCCTTCCTCGCGACGACGAAGGTGCTCGTCGCCGCGGTGCAGCGGGGGGTCGGGCGCGAGGTGGCGTACGAGGCGATCAAGGAACACGCGGTCGCGGTGGCGCTGGAGATGCGGGAGAAGGGCATCGAGCGCAACGATCTGCTGGACCGCCTGGCTTCCGACGAGCGGCTGCGGCTGGACTCCGCCACCGTCGCGTCGCTGGTCGCGGACCCGTCGTCGTTCACCGGGGCGGCGTCGGCGCAGGTCGCCGAGGTGGCTCGGCGGGTGGGCGAGGTGGCCGGCCGCCACCCGAAGGCCGCCCTCTACACCCCGGGCGACATCCTGTAG
- a CDS encoding zinc-binding dehydrogenase has translation MRAIQLTRFGDPSVLVPVELPTPVPAPDQALIDVEVVSISFVETQIRAGRPPGPFPLPEPPYVPGNGVGGVISAVGPGADENLIGRRVFSTTGGTGGYASQAAVNVADIVPIPDELSTADAVGLATDGRTAVGLFRLAAPVAGEWVLVEAAAGGLGSLLVQLALGVGARVIGAVGSSAKLGVVNEKAVAVEYGKPGWAERVRELSGGLDLVFDGVGGEIGAAAAGALKPAGRFVIHGGAGGRMTDPQTVAGRVLTLRDVRGTVPELARAALESGVKPLIGSTFPLERAADAHAAIEARTTVGKTLLIV, from the coding sequence ATGCGCGCGATCCAGCTGACCCGCTTCGGCGATCCCTCCGTTCTGGTACCCGTCGAGCTGCCCACGCCCGTCCCGGCTCCGGACCAGGCCTTGATCGACGTCGAGGTGGTGAGCATTTCGTTCGTCGAGACGCAGATCCGGGCCGGCCGGCCCCCGGGCCCGTTTCCGCTCCCCGAGCCGCCGTACGTGCCGGGTAACGGCGTCGGCGGGGTGATCAGCGCGGTCGGGCCCGGAGCCGACGAGAACCTGATCGGGCGCCGCGTGTTCAGCACGACCGGCGGAACGGGCGGTTACGCGTCGCAGGCCGCGGTGAACGTCGCGGACATCGTTCCGATCCCGGACGAGCTGTCCACCGCCGACGCCGTCGGCCTGGCCACCGACGGGCGGACCGCAGTGGGGCTGTTCCGGCTCGCCGCACCGGTGGCCGGGGAGTGGGTGCTGGTCGAGGCGGCGGCCGGCGGGCTCGGCAGTCTGCTGGTTCAGCTCGCTCTCGGTGTCGGTGCCCGCGTGATCGGCGCGGTGGGTAGTAGCGCCAAGCTGGGCGTCGTCAACGAGAAGGCCGTGGCCGTCGAGTACGGGAAGCCGGGTTGGGCGGAGCGGGTCCGCGAGCTGTCCGGTGGTCTCGACCTGGTGTTCGACGGCGTGGGCGGGGAGATCGGGGCGGCCGCGGCCGGGGCGCTGAAGCCGGCGGGACGGTTCGTGATCCACGGGGGTGCCGGGGGGCGGATGACCGATCCGCAGACGGTGGCCGGGCGCGTGCTCACGCTGCGCGACGTGCGTGGAACAGTCCCGGAGCTGGCTCGCGCCGCGCTCGAGTCCGGCGTGAAACCCCTCATCGGGTCGACGTTCCCGCTCGAGCGCGCGGCGGACGCACATGCCGCGATCGAGGCGAGGACCACGGTCGGGAAGACGCTGCTGATCGTGTGA